In the genome of Nocardioides sp. NBC_00368, the window AGTTCAAGCCGTTCGTCGGCGCCGGCGACGCGATCTACGGCTCGGGCTACCGGTGCTCGGTGGGCTTCAACGTACGCAGCGGCGGCAACCACTACTTCCTCACCGCCGGTCACTGCGCCGACGATGTCGAGACGTGGTACACGAACTCCGGCGAGACCACCCGGATCGGGCCGACGGTCAAGGCGAGCTTCCCGGGCAACGACTACGCGCTGGTGCGTTACGCGAACACCTCGCTCACCCACGCGGGCGGCTACACCGTCGGTGACGCCCGGGTCGGCCAGAGCGTCACCCGCGACGGCTCGTCCACCGGCGTGCACTCCGGCCGGGTCGAGGCGCTCGACGTCTCGGTCCGCTACCGCGGCTCCGGCACCGTGCGCGGCATGATCCAGACCGACATCTGCGCCGAGTCGGGTGACTCCGGTGGTCCGCTCTACGCCGGTTCGACCGCCCTCGGGATCACCTCGGGCGGCACCGGTGACTGCTCCTCGGGCGGGACCACCTTCTACCAGCCCGTTCGCGAAGCCGTCCGCGCCTACGACGTCAACATCTACTGATGGTCGCCGCCCCCGTCGGGGGCATGGTGACGCCACATGGGACGAAGTGGTCCAGACCACTTCGCCCTATGTGGTAATGATTTCGGGGTAACGGTGAAATTTTCTTTCTCCGCATGGCCGACCGGTTGAGCCGCCGACATACTCCCAGGAGGTCGTGCTCGGGCACATCGCGGTGGTCGGGCACTCCTGGCGCCTGCAACCACGCGGGTGCCTGGTCGTTTCGTAGGAGGAACACATGAGTTTCACCACGTCCCGCACCCGCCTGGCCGCAGTCGTGGCCGGTCTTGGCCTGGCAGCCACCGCTGCCGTCATGCCGGCTGCCGCCGCACCAGCTGACAAGAAGCTCGGCCCGAAGGCGCTGGCTTCCCTCAACTCCGCCGTCGACAAGTCAGGTGTGTCCGGCATCGCCTGGTACACCGACGAAGCCACCGGCAAGGTCGTCGTCACCGCCGACTCCACCGTCTCGAAGGCAGAGCTCGCCAAGGTCACCAAGGCTGCCGGCGCCGACGCCGACGCGCTCACGGTCAAGCGCACCAACGGCACGTTCACCACGCTGCTCGGTGCCGGCGACGCCATCTACGGCTCCGGCTACCGCTGCTCGTTGGGGTTCAACGTGCAGAGCGGCAGCAGCTACTACTTCGTCACCGCCGGTCACTGCGGTGACGAGGTTCCGACCTGGTACGCCAACTCGTCCCAGTCCACCCTGATCGGACCGACGGTCGCCTCGAGCTTTCCGGGCAACGACTACGCCCTGGTCCGCTACGACAACAGCTCGCTCTCGCACCCAGGTGGCTTCACGGTCGCCGATGCGTACGTCGGCGAGCGGGTGACCCGAGACGGCTCGACCACCGGTGTCCACAGCGGCATCGTCCAGGCGCTCAACGTCACCGTGCGGTATCAGGGCTCGGGTCGGGTCGGTGGGCTGATCCAGACCAATGTGTGCGCCGAGCCCGGTGACTCCGGCGGCGCGCTCTACGACGGCACGAAGGCGCTCGGCATCACCTCGGGCGGCTCCGGCAACTGCACGACGGGCGGAACGACCTTCTTCCAGCCCGTTCGTGAGGCCGTCAACGCCTACGGCGTGACCGTCTACTGAGCGTTCGGCGAGCCTGAGTCGGCGCAAACGGACCGGAGCGAAGCGAGGACCGTATTGCGCCGACTCAGGGC includes:
- a CDS encoding S1 family peptidase, whose product is MSFTTSRTRLAAVVAGLGLAATAAVMPAAAAPADKKLGPKALASLNSAVDKSGVSGIAWYTDEATGKVVVTADSTVSKAELAKVTKAAGADADALTVKRTNGTFTTLLGAGDAIYGSGYRCSLGFNVQSGSSYYFVTAGHCGDEVPTWYANSSQSTLIGPTVASSFPGNDYALVRYDNSSLSHPGGFTVADAYVGERVTRDGSTTGVHSGIVQALNVTVRYQGSGRVGGLIQTNVCAEPGDSGGALYDGTKALGITSGGSGNCTTGGTTFFQPVREAVNAYGVTVY
- a CDS encoding S1 family peptidase; protein product: MRFTRSRNRLLAAAAGLGLAASAAAMPAGAAPPEQRHSARALAAVHSAVDSAVNRSALSGIAWYTDEATGKVVVTADSTVPASALSRLTDAVGVDADAITLKRAKGEFKPFVGAGDAIYGSGYRCSVGFNVRSGGNHYFLTAGHCADDVETWYTNSGETTRIGPTVKASFPGNDYALVRYANTSLTHAGGYTVGDARVGQSVTRDGSSTGVHSGRVEALDVSVRYRGSGTVRGMIQTDICAESGDSGGPLYAGSTALGITSGGTGDCSSGGTTFYQPVREAVRAYDVNIY